A single window of Chlamydiales bacterium DNA harbors:
- the rpsB gene encoding 30S ribosomal protein S2 encodes MATTKEHTVQITIKDLLESGAHFGHQKHRWNPKMKRFIFEERNGIYIIDLAKTMQQIRKAAEVVREMTAKRKSILFVGTKKQAKAVLRECAEECGEFYVCERWLGGALTNLSTIRQSVKTLERTEKRIATGGADFTKKELSLLSKEQIKLDRNLSGIRAMRKLPGLLVVVDPSREHIAVAEANKLGIPVLALVDTNCDPDPIDYVIACNDDALKSIKIILQALTQAIIDQKNDMQLTISKEQKERIDEAAGRSRESDVDADEEKS; translated from the coding sequence TTGGCAACTACAAAAGAACATACTGTTCAAATCACGATTAAGGACCTCTTAGAGAGCGGAGCCCACTTCGGGCACCAGAAGCACCGTTGGAACCCAAAGATGAAACGCTTCATCTTTGAAGAGCGCAACGGAATCTACATCATCGACCTCGCGAAGACCATGCAGCAGATCCGCAAGGCTGCTGAAGTCGTACGAGAGATGACAGCAAAACGCAAATCTATTCTCTTCGTCGGCACAAAGAAACAAGCAAAAGCAGTTCTTCGCGAGTGCGCTGAAGAGTGCGGCGAGTTCTACGTGTGCGAACGCTGGCTCGGTGGAGCTCTCACAAACCTCTCTACGATTCGCCAGTCAGTAAAAACTTTAGAGCGCACAGAGAAGCGCATCGCTACAGGCGGAGCAGATTTCACTAAAAAAGAGCTCTCTCTTCTCAGCAAAGAGCAGATTAAGCTCGATCGCAACCTCTCAGGGATCCGCGCAATGCGCAAGCTTCCTGGGCTTCTCGTTGTCGTAGACCCAAGCCGTGAGCACATTGCCGTTGCAGAAGCTAACAAGCTCGGTATTCCAGTTCTCGCTCTCGTCGACACCAACTGCGACCCAGATCCTATCGACTACGTTATTGCATGCAACGACGACGCTCTTAAGAGCATCAAGATCATCCTGCAAGCGCTAACTCAAGCGATCATCGATCAGAAGAACGACATGCAGCTGACCATTTCAAAAGAGCAGAAAGAGCGCATCGATGAAGCTGCTGGAAGATCGAGAGAGAGCGATGTTGATGCTGATGAGGAGAAGTCATGA
- a CDS encoding SDR family oxidoreductase has protein sequence MKKKRVLVTGGAGFLGSHLCERLLRDGHQVICVDNFFTGTRENLSTFINHPDFQLLEHDVCLPLSLEVDEIYNLACPASPIHYQHDPVQTIKTNVLGAIQMLTLASERKAKIFQASTSEVYGDPLEHPQKESYWGNVNPIGFRSCYDEGKRCAETLFFDYFRQHGVRIKVGRIFNTYGPRMHPNDGRVVSNFIVQALKGEPITIYGTGSQTRSFCYVDDLIDAFVRFMSTESAVTGPINLGNPTEFSMLELAQEILALTGSRSKLVFKPLPSDDPKQRKPDIALAKLLLDWQPKIPPRTGLLSTIRYFQQIL, from the coding sequence GTGAAAAAAAAGAGAGTCTTAGTCACCGGCGGTGCGGGGTTTTTAGGGTCTCATCTCTGCGAGAGACTACTCCGCGATGGCCACCAGGTTATCTGTGTCGACAATTTTTTCACCGGCACCCGAGAGAACCTCTCTACATTTATCAATCACCCCGATTTTCAGCTTCTTGAGCACGACGTCTGCCTGCCGCTCTCTTTGGAAGTGGATGAGATCTACAACTTGGCCTGCCCCGCCTCTCCCATTCACTACCAGCACGACCCGGTCCAGACCATCAAGACCAATGTTCTTGGAGCCATCCAGATGCTCACGCTGGCATCCGAGAGGAAGGCGAAGATCTTCCAAGCTTCGACCAGCGAAGTCTATGGGGATCCTCTAGAACACCCCCAGAAAGAGAGCTATTGGGGGAATGTCAATCCCATCGGCTTTCGCTCCTGTTATGATGAGGGAAAGCGGTGCGCTGAGACGCTCTTCTTCGACTACTTCAGACAGCATGGCGTTCGCATCAAAGTCGGGCGCATTTTTAACACCTACGGGCCGCGCATGCATCCGAATGATGGAAGAGTCGTCTCCAACTTCATCGTTCAGGCGCTGAAGGGAGAACCCATCACCATCTACGGAACAGGAAGCCAGACCCGCTCCTTCTGCTATGTCGATGATCTCATCGATGCCTTCGTAAGATTCATGAGTACCGAGAGTGCAGTTACAGGACCTATCAATCTTGGAAATCCCACAGAATTCTCGATGCTTGAGCTCGCTCAGGAGATCCTGGCTCTTACAGGTTCCCGCTCCAAGCTCGTCTTCAAGCCGCTTCCAAGCGACGATCCCAAGCAGCGTAAGCCAGACATCGCCCTTGCGAAGCTCCTTCTCGACTGGCAGCCTAAAATCCCTCCACGCACCGGACTCCTCTCCACCATCCGCTACTTCCAGCAGATCCTCTAG